From the genome of Amycolatopsis camponoti:
CGGTGGGAAACGGCTCGCCGAGTTGTCGGGACGCATCCACAGCTGACTGCTGCTGTTCGGGGGTTCCGGGTGGCGGAGCCCCCGGGCTCGGGGCGACGCCCCGATTGCTACTGCTCCGGGTGGCCCACAAAAGTTCACCCATCCGGACTTCCGCACATACGGCGTTCCGCGGCGGATTCCCGTGTATCTGCGGAACAGGTAGTTGAACGTGTGACATCAGGACTTGTCCGCGCGAAGGTCGCGTAGCACGCTCGGGAGTCTGTGAGCCCGATCACGGTCGGGCGGGCCGTTCCCGAACCGGCTTTTGGAGGCCTGATGCGCATCACCGTCACCGTCGACGGGACGAAGTACACCGACGAAGTCGAGCCCCGCACCCTGCTCGTGCACCACCTGCGAGAGAAGCTGGGCAAGGTCGGCACCGTCGTCGGCTGCGACACCAGCAACTGCGGCGCCTGCACCGTCCACCTGGACGGGCACAGCGTGAAATCCTGCTCCGTGCTGGCCGTGCAAGCCGACGGCTGTGAGGTCACCACCATCGAAGGCCTCGCCCGCGACGGGCAGCTGCACCCGGTGCAGAAAGCGTTCCACGACAACCACGCCCTGCAGTGCGGGTTCTGCACGCCCGGCATGATCATGCAGTCGATCGACCTGCTGGCCGACAACCCCGACCCGGACGAACAGGCCGTCCGCGAAGGTCTCGAAGGCAACCTCTGCCGCTGCACCGGTTACCAGAACATCGTCCGCGCGGTCCGCGACGCGGCGCGGAACATGAGCCCCGGCGCCGGCCCCGAAGCCGAGCGGATCGCCGAGAACAAGCACGTCGGCGTGGGTGGTGACTGATGACCGCCACGATCGAACCGGAAGTCGGAAAGTCACGGCGCCGCAAGGAAGACGAGCGGCTCATCACCGGCCGCACCCGCTGGACCGACAACATCACGCTGCCGGGCCTGCTGCACATGGCGGTCCTGCGCAGCCCGTTCGCGCACGCCAAGATCGTCTCGATCGACACGTCGGCGGCGAAGGGCGCGTCCGGCGTCGTCGCCGTCTACACCGCGAAGGACCTCGACCCGGACAGCGCGATCGGCATGCCCTGCGCGTGGCCGATCACGCCGGACATGAAGGCGCCGCGCCGCCCGGTACTCGCCTCCGACACGGTCAACTTCGCCGGTGAAGGCGTCGCGGTCGTCGTCGCGCGCTCGTCGTCCGAAGCGCACGACGCGCTCGAGGAGATCGACGTCGAGTACGACGAGTTGCCGGTCATCCTCGACATGGAAGCCGCGATCGCCGACGGCGCCCCGCTGGTCCACGAAGACCTCGGCACCAACACGAGCGCGGTCTGGAAGTTCGACTCGGCCGAGGCCGGCACCGGCGGCAACGTCGAAGACGCGATCGGCTCGGCGGAAGTCGTCCTCAAACGGCGCTTCCGGCAGCAGCGCCTGGTCCCGGCGTTCATGGAGCCGCGCGCCTGCGTCGTCGACCCGACCGGCTCGCAGATCACCATGTGGGCGGCCACGCAGGTCCCGCACATCCTGCGGGTGATGTCGGCGCTGACGCTCGGCATCCCCGAGCACAAGCTGCGCGTGATCGCCCCGGACGTCGGCGGCGGCTTCGGCGGCAAGATCGGCGTGCTGCCCGAAGAGATGATGTCGCTGCTGGTCGCGCAGAAGCTCGGCAAACCGGTCAAGTGGAACGAGACGCGGTCGGAGACCATGCTGGCCGCGCACCACGGCCGCGACCAGATCCAGGACATCACGATCACCGCGTCGCGTGACGGCCAGGTGACCGGTCTCAAGGTCGAGCTGCTCGCCAACCTCGGCGCGTACAACGGCCTCGTCGGGCCGGGTGTGCCGATCCTCGGCGCGTTCATGTTCAACGCGATCTACAAGATCCCGGCGTACCACTTCGCTTGCACCAACGTGTACACGACGACGACGCTGACCGACGCCTACCGCGGCGCCGGCCGCCCGGAGGCGACGTTCGCGATCGAGCGGATCATGGACGAGCTCGCCGTCGAGCTCGGCATGGACCCGATGGAGCTGCGCGAGAAGAACTGGATCAAGCACGAGGAGTTCCCGTTCACCACGGTGTGCGGGCTGACCTACGACTCCGGCAACTACGAGGCCGCCACCGAAAAGGCCAAGCAGCTCTTCGACTACGACGGCCTGCGGGCCGAGCAGGCGAAGCGCCGCGAGTCGGGTGACAAGGTCCAGCTCGGCATCGGCATCTCGACGTTCACCGAGATGTGCGGGCTCGCGCCGTCGCGGGTGCTCGGCTCGCTGGACTACGGCGCCGGCGGCTGGGAGTACGCGTCGATCCGGATGCTGCCCACCGGCAAGGTCGAGGTCACCACCGGCGCGTCCGCGCACGGCCAGGGCCACGAGACGGCGTGGAGCCAGATCGTCGCCGATCAGCTCGGCGTCGCGTTCGAGGACGTCGAGATCCTGCACGGTGACACCCAGTCGTCGCACAAGGGCATGGACACCTACGGCTCGCGGTCGCTGGTGGTCGGCGGCATCGCCGTCATCAAGGCCGCCGAGAAGGTGGTCGCCAAGGCGAAGCCGATCGCGGCGCACCTGCTCGAATGCGCCGAGGACGACCTGGAGTTCGGCGGCGGCAAGTTCACCGTCAAGGGCACCGACACGTCCACGACCATGGGCGACATCGCGCTCGCGGTCT
Proteins encoded in this window:
- a CDS encoding (2Fe-2S)-binding protein, with product MRITVTVDGTKYTDEVEPRTLLVHHLREKLGKVGTVVGCDTSNCGACTVHLDGHSVKSCSVLAVQADGCEVTTIEGLARDGQLHPVQKAFHDNHALQCGFCTPGMIMQSIDLLADNPDPDEQAVREGLEGNLCRCTGYQNIVRAVRDAARNMSPGAGPEAERIAENKHVGVGGD
- a CDS encoding xanthine dehydrogenase family protein molybdopterin-binding subunit; this translates as MTATIEPEVGKSRRRKEDERLITGRTRWTDNITLPGLLHMAVLRSPFAHAKIVSIDTSAAKGASGVVAVYTAKDLDPDSAIGMPCAWPITPDMKAPRRPVLASDTVNFAGEGVAVVVARSSSEAHDALEEIDVEYDELPVILDMEAAIADGAPLVHEDLGTNTSAVWKFDSAEAGTGGNVEDAIGSAEVVLKRRFRQQRLVPAFMEPRACVVDPTGSQITMWAATQVPHILRVMSALTLGIPEHKLRVIAPDVGGGFGGKIGVLPEEMMSLLVAQKLGKPVKWNETRSETMLAAHHGRDQIQDITITASRDGQVTGLKVELLANLGAYNGLVGPGVPILGAFMFNAIYKIPAYHFACTNVYTTTTLTDAYRGAGRPEATFAIERIMDELAVELGMDPMELREKNWIKHEEFPFTTVCGLTYDSGNYEAATEKAKQLFDYDGLRAEQAKRRESGDKVQLGIGISTFTEMCGLAPSRVLGSLDYGAGGWEYASIRMLPTGKVEVTTGASAHGQGHETAWSQIVADQLGVAFEDVEILHGDTQSSHKGMDTYGSRSLVVGGIAVIKAAEKVVAKAKPIAAHLLECAEDDLEFGGGKFTVKGTDTSTTMGDIALAVFAAHNLPDGVEPSLDSDATFDPENFSFPHGTHLCAAEVDTETGRIKLRSYVCVDDVGVAVNPLIVEGQVHGGLAQGIAQALFEGTEHDDSGTLTTGTFADYLLPSAADLPSFTTDRTETPATSNPLGAKGVGEAGTIASTPAVVNAVIDAVRHYGVNDIEMPLTPMRVWHALRHGTTDAGGPGRGEAGGGLGSLDATGGAQ